One stretch of Schizosaccharomyces pombe strain 972h- genome assembly, chromosome: III DNA includes these proteins:
- the xap5 gene encoding splicing factor, xap-5-like protein — protein sequence MSGHTDADEIHEILRNSTTGLVHLKDYQRVKQNIVEKREKHALSTTSTKIKKRKDALSKKVKQGIKVNKGKLSFGEDEELENDDLPLKKVEKKMFMGKDPSADTSFLPDAEREIRENAKRAEYRKQWLKEQEQIREKEILIPFIYYDGTSTTYHVRTRLKDSVGHFLADMKQQIPFLKRILDMDKFLLVQSDLIIPHHHELYYFYINKVQGRDGLLFDFDKLSCSSPEMVATTQLPSQCIPHLVQKSYYLQNRHVFPCVHWEVFDSRKDYSLEKHATDPNAALFYRPS from the exons ATGAGCGGCCATACTGATGCCGATGAAATTCATGAGATTTTACGAAATAGTACGACTGGTTTAGTCCATTTAAAGGATTATCAAAGagtaaaacaaaacatcGTTGAAAAACGAGAGAAACATGCGCTATCAACCACAAGTACTAAAAT aaaaaagagaaaagatgCTTTAAGCAAAAAGGTCAAACAGGGCATTAAAGTTAACAAAGGaaaactttcttttggtgaagatgaagaactGGAGAATGATGATCtacctttaaaaaaagttgagaaaaaaatgtttatgGGAAAGGATCCATCTGCGGATACCTCCTTTTTGCCAGATGCAGAGCGAGAAATACGTGAAAACGCGAAGCGAGCCGAATATCGCAAACAATGGCTAAAAGAGCAGGAGCAAATTCGGGAAAAAGAGATTTTGATACCATTTATCTATTACGATGGAACAAGTACCACTTATCATGTAAGGACTAGATTGAAAGATTCGGTTGGACACTTTCTTGCTGATATGAAACAGCAAATCCCATTTTTGAAGAGGATTCTGGATATggataaatttttactgGTTCAATCTGATTTAATCATTCCCCATCACCATGAGCTTTACTACTTTTACATTAATAAAGTTCAAGGACGTGATGGACTTTTATTTGACTTTGATAAGCTGTCATGCTCTAGTCCAGAAATGGTTGCAACTACACAACTTCCTTCTCAATGCATTCCTCATCTAGTTCAAAAAtcatattatttacaaaatcgCCATGTGTTTCCATGTGTGCATTGGGAAGTCTTTGATTCTCGAAAAGATTATTCATTGGAAAAGCATGCAACTGATCCTAACGCTGCATTATTTTACCGGCCCTCATAA
- the emc6 gene encoding protein Emc6 gives MERDKGVAPIVVENVAYNEQVVSFVRNLTSSFFGCAAGILGLTSYEGLALYVLGYFFVSFLLFALKMRGNLTKYYQPGYKFWIAKILDGAPSYVLTWTLFYSLVYVYE, from the exons ATGGAAAGGGATAAAGGCGTCGCTCCAATTGTTGTAGAAAATGTTGCATATAATGAACAG GTCGTTTCTTTTGTTCGAAACTTGACTTCTAGTTTTTTCGGGTGCGCAGCTGGTATTTTGGGTTTAACTTCATATGAAGGGCTTGCTCTGTATGTACTCGGTTACTTCTTCGTCTCCTTTCTACTCTTTGCATTGAAAATGCGTGGTAACTTAACTAAGTATTACCAGCCCGGATATAAGTTTTGGATCGCTAAAATATTAGATGGCGCACCTTCTTATGTTTTAACTTGGACATTGTTCTACAGTTTAGTATATG TTTATGAGTAA
- the oca2 gene encoding serine/threonine protein kinase Oca2, producing the protein MSVTPPNVQFNLNGDSDHKSDNSSSSLENKLDTELKITSPPRNPPQRLHPVDFSEHADTDDDMNHPLPRVQSPVHIKNHIDPKLAEDRYRSSAARHFEPISIPPSAITSEDEDDYHGSANSSTVLPPRTENALHAASPKPSGSTGYTSPALSQNSGSGGEGESDEGSFNTQHHRSPIFQAYPSSEDLVGDPNDPYRRTRRAPIKTNPHDIPSQFIFRKLGLHHGKHGHHGHSGSLSLKSLVPNHHDKHDKHDKHEKHHSSLDLRRFFKSHQKTDKEKKPSVSKSKSSANLQDDHFGLFKKYGKFGRMLGSGAGGSVRIMKRSSDGKIFAVKEFRARRPTETEREYARKVTAEFCIGSALHHTNIIETLDIVEENKKFYEVMEYAPYDMFSIVMSGKMTMPEVYCCFKQLLSGVAYLHSMGLAHRDLKLDNLVVDSNCFVKIIDFGSAVVFKYPFEADIVEATGVVGSDPYLAPETLVRKLYDPRAVDIWSSAIIFCCMALRRFPWKYPKLSDNSFRLFCMKQPSNDAESPSDILADIKKQRLVEQGCEPIRKTDESHSPNSKTDNSSTHKQELYGPWRLLRLLPRETRAVIAHMLELDPVKRYDIHRVFADNWINDISMCHMENGKVIHSPTHVHNLVASEESPAPPAKH; encoded by the coding sequence ATGTCTGTCACCCCTCCCAATGTACAGTTTAACCTTAATGGGGATAGCGATCATAAATCAGACAATTCCAGTTCCTCACTGGAAAATAAACTTGACactgaattaaaaataacgaGTCCTCCTCGTAACCCTCCTCAGCGTTTGCATCCTGTCGACTTTTCTGAGCACGCTGATACGGACGATGATATGAATCATCCTCTTCCCAGAGTTCAATCCCCCGTCCATATAAAGAATCACATTGACCCTAAACTTGCCGAGGATCGTTATCGTTCATCTGCTGCACGTCACTTCGAACCTATTTCCATTCCCCCTTCCGCTATCACCTCTGAGGATGAAGATGATTATCATGGCTCTGCTAATTCTTCTACCGTCCTTCCCCCTCGTACTGAAAATGCTTTACATGCTGCTAGTCCTAAACCTTCAGGTTCGACTGGTTACACCTCTCCTGCTCTTTCACAAAACAGCGGCAGTGGTGGTGAAGGCGAATCTGATGAAGGCTCTTTTAACACTCAGCATCATCGCTCCCCCATTTTTCAGGCATACCCTTCTTCAGAAGACCTTGTCGGCGATCCCAACGATCCTTATCGACGCACCCGCCGTGCTCCTATTAAGACAAATCCACATGATATCCCTTCACAGTTCATTTTCAGAAAGTTGGGTCTTCATCATGGAAAGCATGGTCATCATGGACACTCTGGTAGTTTATCGTTGAAATCTCTTGTTCCTAATCATCATGACAAGCATGATAAGCATGACAAGCACGAAAAACATCATAGTTCTTTAGATCTTCGTCGCTTTTTCAAATCCCATCAAAAGACAGACAAGGAGAAAAAGCCATCTGTTTCCAAGTCAAAATCTTCCGCTAACCTCCAAGATGATCATTTCGgtcttttcaaaaaatacggaaaatttggaagaatGCTTGGCTCTGGTGCAGGCGGTTCTGTCCGTATTATGAAGCGATCTTCTGATGGTAAAATTTTCGCCGTCAAAGAATTCCGTGCAAGAAGGCCTACTGAAACCGAGCGTGAATATGCCAGAAAGGTTACTGCTGAGTTTTGTATTGGTAGTGCTTTGCACCATACCAATATTATTGAGACCCTTGATATTGTtgaggaaaataaaaaattctatGAAGTTATGGAATATGCTCCATACGATATGTTTTCCATCGTAATGAGTGGTAAGATGACAATGCCTGAAGTTTATTGTTGTTTCAAACAACTTCTCTCAGGTGTTGCCTATTTACATTCGATGGGTTTGGCGCATCGAGACTTGAAACTCGATAATTTGGTTGTGGATAGTAATTGCTTTGTTAAAATCATTGATTTTGGTAGCGCTGTCGTTTTCAAATACCCCTTTGAAGCCGATATCGTTGAGGCCACTGGTGTTGTCGGTTCGGATCCATACCTTGCACCAGAAACCTTGGTCCGGAAACTATATGATCCTCGTGCAGTGGATATCTGGTCCTCCGCCATTATTTTCTGTTGTATGGCTCTTCGCCGCTTTCCTTGGAAATATCCCAAGCTTTCAGACAATTCTTTCCGTTTGTTTTGTATGAAACAGCCTTCAAATGATGCTGAGTCTCCCAGTGATATACTTGCTGACATAAAAAAACAGCGCTTAGTCGAGCAAGGATGCGAACCTATTAGAAAAACCGATGAATCACATAGTCCAAACTCTAAAACTGATAACTCTTCAACTCATAAACAAGAGTTGTATGGACCCTGGAGACTTTTGCGCCTACTACCAAGAGAAACTCGTGCTGTTATAGCTCATATGTTGGAGTTGGATCCTGTTAAGCGTTACGACATTCACAGGGTCTTTGCAGACAATTGGATTAATGATATTTCGATGTGCCATATGGAAAATGGTAAAGTTATTCATTCTCCAACACATGTCCATAATTTGGTGGCTTCAGAAGAGTCACCTGCTCCACCTGCAAAGCattaa
- the gnr1 gene encoding heterotrimeric G protein beta subunit Gnr1  (human WRAP53 orthlog Gnr1): MDNCVNSFEDQKDDLVHKKKSQNFGYVCGSINLGTNVIAQSPTKPLNFFHSSRWSPDGSTILSLTEDQCLNCWNVPFSDLSKKADGPLNFSKHLSYKYQSPETVYSYSWYSRMKLDDPSSNLFAVSSRDQPIKLINFTTGKNKASYHMIDHQERYQGSHCLQFTNDGEYLIAGDKNCLHHFNIRTGCKEPVMTTVTHGYKVPLWEFSLKGIQSCFSLNPMDSKTLAVGTYSNRVGIYNDCGRRPCQLEFSIERGNGVTHLQWCEDGEKLYVGSRCSDKIEVWDIRYVRDMVYALEGHRGDTNQRILFDTDKKDEILAGGTDGSIRRWRNKDLVEETHVTGNYDLTVNTVQANPINMQIKCVCYGNRIYKYEKDESEEEDESKEKDLWTGTVSALQVWMD, encoded by the coding sequence ATGGATAATTGTGTAAACTCCTTTGAGGATCAGAAGGATGACTTGGTGCataagaagaaaagtcAAAATTTCGGCTATGTATGCGGAAGTATTAATTTAGGAACAAATGTGATTGCTCAAAGTCCAACAAAGccattgaatttttttcattcgtCAAGATGGTCGCCGGATGGATCGACTATACTTTCGTTAACAGAGGATCAATGTCTTAACTGTTGGAATGTGCCGTTTTCCGATTTATCCAAAAAGGCTGATGGACCATtgaacttttcaaaacatcTGTCGTATAAATATCAATCACCGGAAACAGTTTACAGTTACAGTTGGTATTCGAGAATGAAACTTGACGATCCTTCCAGTAACCTTTTTGCAGTGTCTAGTAGGGATCAACCTATCAAGTTGATCAATTTTACTACAGGAAAGAACAAGGCTTCATATCACATGATAGATCACCAAGAGAGATATCAAGGATCGCATTGTTTACAGTTTACCAACGATGGGGAGTATTTGATTGCGGGTGATAAAAACTGTCTCCATCATTTTAATATAAGAACGGGATGTAAAGAACCTGTCATGACAACGGTAACCCATGGATATAAAGTCCCTCTTTGGGAATTTAGTCTTAAGGGTATACAGTCATGCTTTTCCTTGAATCCGATGGATTCGAAAACATTGGCAGTGGGAACGTATTCAAATCGAGTTGGGATTTATAATGATTGCGGACGTCGCCCTTGTCAGCTAGAGTTTTCGATTGAAAGAGGAAACGGAGTGACACATCTACAATGGTGTGAGGATGGAGAAAAGTTATATGTTGGAAGCAGATGCAGTGATAAGATTGAAGTTTGGGATATACGGTATGTGCGCGACATGGTATATGCTCTTGAAGGGCATCGTGGCGATACGAACCAAAGGATTCTTTTCGACACTGATAAAAAGGATGAAATTTTGGCAGGTGGGACGGATGGAAGTATTCGTAGATGGAGAAACAAGGATCTTGTGGAAGAAACGCATGTGACGGGAAATTACGATTTGACGGTAAACACAGTACAAGCGAACCCTATAAACATGCAGATAAAGTGTGTATGTTATGGAAATAGAATTTACAAGTATGAGAAGGATGAAAGtgaagaagaggatgaaAGTAAAGAGAAGGATCTTTGGACAGGAACGGTTTCGGCTTTACAGGTTTGGATGGattga
- the tyw1 gene encoding wybutosine biosynthesis protein Tyw1, with protein sequence MGYSLGYIGEHWEEYRAVLYIVLLLPVLIHFLIRRKTQLSNSDKSSEKKDEVKKQREVKRFKRVGKRGKIGSPSSSIRKQNDTIDWKNSPLCVFYSTLGGTAERYAKQVHEELSSLLQRDDIQLLNLDYVDLSEYFVSCPENAIYLVVLPSYEIESSIDYYLSSLQESFSDFRVPKDPLHGLSGYAVFGLGDMENYPGDKFCYQAIQADKWIKKLGARRLAPLGVVNTQLAPTAQIDALLQWTRSVAECLKNGTLLKIGNTDSLSSDVMDVEDMGSMMAKAKAEAALPVGTKEMVSTESPTYKALTKQGYSVVGSHSGVKICRWTKSAMRGRGFCYKYSFYGIRSHLCMEATPSLACANKCTFCWRHGTNPVGTSWRWKVDPPEMILQGILKAHYAKLKLMKGVPGVLPDRYEEASRVRHCALSLVGEPIFYPYINEFVSMLHEREISSFLVTNAQHPEALRNMGMVTQLYVSVDASTKQSLKSVDRPLFKDFWERMLTCLEILREKRQRTVYRMTLVKGFNMEQIKEYTELIRLGVPCFIEVKGVTYSGNSDQSPLTMKNVPYYEEVIDFVKKLIEYIDIHLQDLGVRYEIAAEHAHSCSILVAQTAFKKDGHWHTHIDYPKFFELIRTKKDFGPFDYMASTPDFAMFGNGGFSPEDTRFHRKKKTQTSKPISATISETATISEAAA encoded by the coding sequence ATGGGGTATTCTTTGGGGTACATCGGGGAGCATTGGGAAGAATACCGGGCTGTATTGTACATAGTCTTGCTGCTGCCTGTACTGATCCATTTTCTGATTCGACGAAAAACCCAATTGTCCAATTCAGATAAATCAAGCgagaaaaaagatgagGTAAAGAAACAGAGAGAAGTTAAAAGGTTTAAGCGGGTTGGCAAAAGGGGAAAGATCGGTTCGCCATCCTCTTCCATtcgtaaacaaaatgaTACTATTGATTGGAAAAACTCTCCTCTTTGTGTCTTTTATTCGACTTTAGGAGGTACTGCTGAACGTTATGCCAAACAGGTTCATGAAGAATTAAGCAGCTTGCTTCAAAGAGATGATATCcaattattgaatttgGATTATGTAGACCTTTCTGAGTATTTCGTTTCTTGTCCAGAAAATGCCATCTACCTCGTTGTGCTTCCTTCTTATGAAATTGAATCTAGCATCGATTATTACCTGTCAAGTTTGCAAGAGTCGTTTTCTGACTTTCGTGTTCCTAAAGATCCTTTGCATGGTCTATCGGGCTATGCCGTTTTTGGATTGGGTGATATGGAAAATTATCCTGGAGACAAATTTTGCTATCAGGCCATCCAAGCCGATAAATGGATCAAAAAACTTGGGGCTCGTAGGCTTGCTCCCTTGGGCGTGGTAAACACACAATTGGCACCTACTGCTCAAATTGACGCTTTATTACAGTGGACAAGGTCTGTAGCAGAATGCTTGAAAAACGGTACgcttttgaaaatcggAAACACGGATTCACTTAGTTCGGATGTTATGGATGTTGAGGATATGGGTTCCATGATGGCCAAGGCAAAGGCAGAAGCAGCCTTGCCAGTGGGTACTAAAGAGATGGTTTCGACAGAGTCTCCTACGTATAAAGCCCTTACAAAGCAGGGATACAGCGTAGTTGGCTCACATAGTGGTGTAAAGATTTGCAGATGGACAAAGTCTGCTATGCGTGGCCGAGGCTTTTGCTATAAGTATAGTTTCTATGGAATTCGAAGTCATCTATGTATGGAAGCTACCCCAAGTTTAGCCTGTGCTAATAAATGTACTTTTTGTTGGAGACATGGTACGAATCCCGTAGGAACCTCTTGGCGCTGGAAGGTTGATCCTCCAGAAATGATACTTCAGGGTATATTGAAGGCTCATTATGCCAagttaaaattaatgaaaggTGTACCTGGTGTTCTACCCGACAGATATGAAGAAGCGTCTCGTGTTCGTCACTGTGCTTTGTCCTTGGTTGGAGAGCCTATATTTTATCCATACATAAACGAATTTGTGTCCATGCTTCATGAAAGAGAGATTTCATCGTTCTTAGTAACAAATGCCCAGCATCCTGAAGCATTAAGAAATATGGGTATGGTCACTCAACTCTACGTTTCTGTTGATGCCAGTACTAAGCAGAGTCTCAAATCAGTAGACCGACCATTATTCAAGGATTTTTGGGAGCGAATGCTAACGTGTTTGGAGATTTTACGTGAAAAGCGGCAGCGTACTGTTTACCGAATGACCTTGGTGAAGGGATTCAACATGGAGCAAATTAAAGAGTATACTGAACTGATTCGTCTTGGTGTGCCTTGTTTCATCGAAGTTAAGGGGGTTACTTATAGTGGTAATTCGGATCAATCACCGTTGACTATGAAGAATGTGCCTTATTATGAAGAGGTAATTGactttgttaaaaaattgattgaGTATATTGATATTCATTTACAAGACCTTGGCGTCCGCTATGAAATTGCTGCAGAACATGCACACAGCTGCAGTATTTTAGTTGCTCAAACTGCGTTCAAAAAAGATGGCCATTGGCATACTCACATTGATTATCCAAAGTTTTTCGAATTAATACGGACAAAGAAAGACTTTGGTCCATTCGATTATATGGCATCCACGCCCGATTTTGCCATGTTTGGGAACGGTGGATTCAGTCCAGAGGATACAAGATTTCAcaggaagaaaaagacaCAAACATCTAAACCAATTTCTGCAACCATTTCAGAAACTGCTACAATTTCGGAAGCCGCTGCGTAA
- a CDS encoding pseudouridine-5'-phosphatase: MIPEACLFDMDGLLVDTESIYTKSTNIILKRYNKGPFSMEVKAKMMGRTSKEASRIFLDWSGIDLTCEEYIALQRETQAELWRHTKPLPGVMNLLSKLKSLNIPIALATSSDTHNFEKKSAHLSHLFDHFDGNIITGDDPRLPVGRGKPHPDIWFIALKMINDKRKAQGQAEILPENCLVFEDSITGVQSGRAAGMKVVWVPDVNILPFFSLSPEQAADKHITKVLSLENFDVTKV, from the exons ATGATTCCTGAGGCGTGTCTTTTCGATATGGAC GGCTTGTTGGTCGATACAGAGTCAATCTACACAAAAAGCACTA ATATCATTTTAAAGCGCTATAACAAAGGCCCCTTCTCCATGGAAGTCAAGGCTAAGATGATGG GCCGAACTTCAAAGGAGGCCAGCAGAATCTTTTTGGATTGGTCGGGTATTGATTTGACCTGCGAAGAATACATAGCATTACAACGTGAAACTCAAGCTGAACTATGGAGGCATACAAAGCCTTTACCTGGCGTTATGAATTTGTTAAGTAAGTTGAAATCACTAAACATTCCTATAGCACTAGCCACTTCCAGTGACACACAcaactttgaaaagaagTCCGCTCATTTGAGTCATTTGTTTGATCATTTTGATGGAAACATTATCACTGGAGATGACCCTCGATTACCCGTCGGTAGAGGCAAACCTCACCCAGATATTTGGTTCATCGCTTTGAAGATGATCAACGACAAGCGCAAGGCTCAAGGCCAGGCAGAAATCCTGCCAGAGAACTGCTTGGTTTTTGAAGATTCCATTACAGGAGTTCAATCAGGCCGGGCGGCAGGCATGAAAGTTGTGTGGGTTCCTGATGTCAATATTCTTccctttttttctctttctccAGAACAAGCTGCGGACAAGCATATAACAAAGGTGCTAAGCTTGGAGAATTTCGATGTTACAAAGGTATAG
- the tal1 gene encoding transaldolase, with protein sequence MSSLEQLKATGTVVVSDTGDFESIAKYKPQDATTNPSLILAASKKPQYAALVDAAVDYAKAKGGSINSQIEIAFDRLLIEFGTKILAIVPGRVSTEVDARYSFDTQTTIEKARHLIKLYEAEGIGRERVLIKIASTYEGIQAAKQLEEEGIHCNLTLLFSFVQAVACAEANVTLISPFVGRILDFYKAKNNRDYTAQEDPGVVSVSNIFNYYKKFGYKTIVMGASFRNVGEIKELAGVDFLTISPALLEQLNNSTDAVPKKLDASKASSLNLEKVSYLTDEPKFRFDFNNDEMAVVKLSTGIAAFAKDADTLRTILKAKLEA encoded by the coding sequence atgTCTTCATTGGAACAATTAAAGGCCACTGGCACTGTTGTCGTCTCCGATACTGGAGATTTTGAATCGATCGCCAAATACAAACCCCAAGATGCCACCACAAACCCTTCTCTCATCTTGGCCGCTTCTAAGAAGCCCCAATATGCTGCTCTCGTCGACGCTGCTGTTGACTATGCCAAGGCAAAGGGTGGTTCCATCAACTCTCAAATTGAGATTGCTTTTGATCGTCTTTTGATCGAATTCGGTACCAAGATCCTCGCTATCGTCCCTGGCCGTGTCTCCACCGAAGTTGATGCTCGTTACTCTTTTGACACCCAAACTACTATCGAGAAGGCTCGTCACCTCATCAAGTTGTACGAAGCCGAGGGCATTGGTCGTGAGCGTGTTCTCATCAAGATTGCCTCCACCTATGAGGGTATCCAAGCTGCTAAGCAACTCGAGGAAGAGGGCATCCACTGCAACTTGACTCTCTTGTTCTCTTTTGTCCAAGCTGTTGCTTGCGCCGAGGCTAACGTTACCTTGATTTCTCCTTTCGTCGGTCGTATTCTCGATTTCTACAAGGCTAAGAATAACCGTGACTATACCGCTCAAGAAGACCCCGGTGTCGTCAGTGTCTCTAACATCTTCAACTACTACAAAAAATTCGGTTACAAGACCATTGTCATGGGTGCTTCTTTCCGTAACGTCGGTGAGATCAAGGAACTCGCTGGTGTTGACTTTTTGACCATCTCCCCCGCCCTTCTTGAGCAGCTCAACAACAGCACCGACGCTGTCCCCAAGAAGCTTGATGCCTCCAAGGCTTCCAGCCTCAATTTGGAGAAGGTTTCCTACCTTACTGATGAGCCCAAGTTCCGTTTCGACTTTAACAACGACGAAATGGCTGTAGTCAAGTTGTCCACTGGTATCGCTGCCTTTGCCAAGGATGCTGATACTCTTCGTACCATCTTGAAGGCTAAGCTTGAGGCCTAA
- the dcr2 gene encoding phosphoprotein phosphatase, whose product MMLPKRNIIHFLRKRAIFIVAAFIALLTVDYSLNTIEITDSKSGPFSLNTPIEDIRLVECFSFSPFCRPVLEFWKWARTSRNLYRSRIPWKRAYLYVKRPALYIPGETVLVEQVYVDRQLEKRNKHGIQIRYGTDGDICEFNTLLGEDVVELREGWSAVLNDFIYLGQPVLLTQRPCETPPTPSIEALKRKELSSVTLTYDDEEKKTIKILQLSDLHYSNSDRPCRDPYPYETAEDCMADAKTTAFVNELLQLEEPDFVLLTGDLINGDTSRDARSSLMKAVSPFVDYNVPFAVNFGNHDDLGDLSREELAKILSQIPGSMGLIGNVSGVGNFVLHSPRKFAIYVLDTKGDTSNRRLCPGYDAITEDQLEWLSSKVADFKYEPIQMAVLHIPLKEFCETEDLVGAFREPCSYSICDPNTAKALKSLRIPLAIAGHDHVNDFCGIHPDYNTYFCFAGGAGFGGYGGHGGYVRRARVFELDPVERAVRTWKRLEWPPEDRKLMLDVQTILV is encoded by the coding sequence ATGATGCTACCAAAGAGAAACATTATTCATTTCCTTCGTAAAAGGGCAATCTTCATAGTTGCGGCTTTCATAGCATTATTGACTGTTGATTATTCGCTCAACACCATTGAAATCACTGACTCAAAGTCGGGACCCTTCTCACTGAACACTCCAATCGAAGATATAAGGCTGGTCGAGtgcttttccttttctccCTTTTGTCGTCCCGTTTTGgaattttggaaatggGCCCGTACTAGTCGGAATCTGTACCGTTCCCGAATTCCTTGGAAGCGTGCCTACCTTTACGTGAAACGACCAGCACTGTATATTCCTGGGGAGACTGTCTTAGTTGAACAGGTATATGTTGATCGACAGCTGGAAAAGCGTAACAAGCACGGTATTCAAATTCGTTATGGAACGGATGGTGATATTTGCGAATTTAATACATTGTTGGGTGAGGATGTTGTTGAATTACGAGAGGGTTGGTCTGCTGTTCTAAATgactttatttatttaggACAGCCGGTCCTATTGACGCAAAGACCTTGTGAAACTCCTCCGACGCCATCTATTGAAGCGCTTAAGAGAAAGGAGCTTTCATCCGTAACCCTTACTTATGATgacgaagaaaaaaagacaatTAAGATTCTTCAGCTTTCTGATTTGCACTATTCAAATTCTGACAGACCGTGTCGCGATCCTTATCCGTATGAGACTGCAGAGGATTGTATGGCCGATGCAAAAACTACTGCTTTCGTGAATGAATTATTACAGTTAGAGGAACCGGACTTTGTCCTTTTGACTGGGGACTTAATTAACGGCGACACGTCACGCGACGCTAGAAGCTCTTTGATGAAAGCGGTGTCCCCTTTTGTTGATTACAACGTCCCATTTGCTGTAAATTTCGGAAATCACGATGATTTGGGAGATTTATCGAGGGAAGAGCTTGCCAAAATTTTGAGTCAGATTCCTGGTAGTATGGGTTTGATTGGAAATGTCTCTGGTGTTGGTAACTTTGTTTTACATAGTCCCCGAAAGTTTGCCATTTACGTTTTAGATACAAAGGGAGATACTTCAAATCGAAGATTATGCCCTGGATACGATGCTATTACCGAGGATCAACTGGAGTGGCTTTCTAGTAAAGTTGCGGATTTCAAGTACGAGCCCATTCAAATGGCTGTATTGCATATCCCTCTGAAGGAGTTTTGCGAGACTGAAGACCTTGTTGGTGCATTTCGAGAGCCCTGTTCTTATTCCATTTGTGATCCAAATACTGCGAAAGCTTTGAAAAGTTTACGTATTCCTCTTGCTATTGCAGGACATGACCATGTAAATGATTTCTGTGGAATCCATCCAGATTATAACACATACTTTTGCTTTGCTGGAGGTGCTGGGTTTGGCGGATATGGAGGACATGGTGGCTACGTTCGTCGTGCAAGGGTTTTTGAGTTGGACCCGGTTGAGCGCGCAGTTCGTACTTGGAAACGCTTGGAATGGCCTCCTGAAGACCGTAAGTTGATGCTGGACGTACAAACTATTTTAGTTTAA